In Setaria italica strain Yugu1 chromosome IX, Setaria_italica_v2.0, whole genome shotgun sequence, the genomic stretch TGCTGACTTCAGCAGCTGCAATCTCACCAAGTTCCACATTGCTGTGAACTTTGCATGCATTCAAGAATGCACCCCAGATTACTGCATTAGGCTTCATCGGCATGGTCCTGATCATGTTGTATGCTTCTTGCAATCTCCCGACCCGACCAAGAAGATCAATGATACACCCATGGTGTTCAATTTTGGGTACGATTGCGTATTTTTCCTCCATGGAGTAGAAGTGGCAAAGGCCTTCATCTACGAGCCCGCCATGCGCACATGCATTTAGTACCCCAACAAGAGTAACATCGTCAGGGCGTATACCATTATCTTGcatagcatcaaacatccgtaGAGCATCAGAAGCCCTACCATGCATTGCCAATCCACAAATCACCGTTGTCCATGAGTACAGGTCCCTCTTCCCAGGTGCCTTCTCAAACACCTGAAGGGCCTTTTCAATGCTTCCACATTTGGCGTACATGTCTATCAAGCTCCGATCCAATGATCCATCATCATTTAAGCGGTTCCTGTCAATGTACGCATGGACCCAAATCCCAGTCTCCAAACAACCTGCACCCGCACAAGCAGCAAGGACAGTGCTCATCGTAGGACCATTTGGCCGCACTGGACATGAAGACGGTGATACCATCTGACGAAACAATCCTAGTGCCTCCCTACATTGGCCAACGAGGCAATACCCGGCAATCATCGTGTTCCATGACACCACATCCCTCCTTGGCATTGCAAGAAACAGCTTGTACGCAGCGCCAACATTACTGTGCCTGACATACTGATGCACCATGGCGTTCCACGAAACAGTACTCCTCACTGGCATCTCATCGAACACCCTCCGGGAAACAGACAGCTCGCCGCACTCCCCATAGACCCTGATCAGTTCGGTGGAGACAAACACATCCGGAACAATGCCGCTTGTCACGATGAGAGCATGAACCATCTTCCCAGGTTTCCTAGCCGCTGCGGAGGACAAGCCCACCCCATGGCACGCCGTTAGCGCGACCGCCAGGGCCACGTTGTCCGGGAGGACGCCGTCCGCGAGCATGCCCCCGAACACGGCGAGCGCCTGCGTCGCCTGCCCGGACGCGGCGTGCGCCCGCGCCATAGCGGTGCGGGCGACGAGGCCCCGTTcgggcatttcgtcgaacaggtCCCGCGCGTGGCGCGGCCTGCCGAGCGCGGCGTACGCGGAGAGCAGCGCCGTGGGGAGGTGCGCCCCGGCGTGGAGGAGCCCTTCCTTGAAGAGGAGGCAGTGGATCGCCAAGGCCGTGAGGTGGgtccccggccccgccgccggcgagagcGACTTGATGAGGCGGAGCAGCGCGGTGGAGGAGAGCGTGAGCGGGTGCATGGGCGATGCCGGCGGCTGCAGGTTCCAAGTTCAGAACTTCGGATAGATGGATTTCTCAGTCAGAGTCAAATTCAGGGTTCTGCAGTCTCCACACACACACGCTTACAGCTGGGCCACGGATGCTGCTACTATTACAGGTGGGCCTCGGGCTTGGCCGTGCTCGCTCGCGCAGTCGTGTCGACGCTCTCAATGGACAATGGCCACGGCGTAGACTGTCACTCACCGCCGCAGCACCGTTGTGAGAGTCCACACGATCTTCTGAAGCAAACGGGAAGCCCGGTGGACAATGGACTGGACG encodes the following:
- the LOC101753639 gene encoding pentatricopeptide repeat-containing protein At3g29230 — its product is MHPLTLSSTALLRLIKSLSPAAGPGTHLTALAIHCLLFKEGLLHAGAHLPTALLSAYAALGRPRHARDLFDEMPERGLVARTAMARAHAASGQATQALAVFGGMLADGVLPDNVALAVALTACHGVGLSSAAARKPGKMVHALIVTSGIVPDVFVSTELIRVYGECGELSVSRRVFDEMPVRSTVSWNAMVHQYVRHSNVGAAYKLFLAMPRRDVVSWNTMIAGYCLVGQCREALGLFRQMVSPSSCPVRPNGPTMSTVLAACAGAGCLETGIWVHAYIDRNRLNDDGSLDRSLIDMYAKCGSIEKALQVFEKAPGKRDLYSWTTVICGLAMHGRASDALRMFDAMQDNGIRPDDVTLVGVLNACAHGGLVDEGLCHFYSMEEKYAIVPKIEHHGCIIDLLGRVGRLQEAYNMIRTMPMKPNAVIWGAFLNACKVHSNVELGEIAAAEVSRLDPNDPWARVMLSSMYAKAQDWSSLARERKEMNSLQMKKTPGCSSIELDGEVHEFVAGGFQHPQLGEICTILENIEAG